Proteins found in one Lates calcarifer isolate ASB-BC8 linkage group LG8, TLL_Latcal_v3, whole genome shotgun sequence genomic segment:
- the rest gene encoding RE1-silencing transcription factor yields MSAQTVFSVEMFPVGVSLMEDGQSLNDMPRNTLPAPQLVMLANVAAVTASEGGSGGCDGSAADEKEMMELKTVGCSYSDSEDESIIRYSYDNQNHREVCIIEYPESPGPSIKAVVVGNNAEEEEEDDGDKAEDLSRRPQTRPSTATKTQVAKRKDSPPAAVTESTKKKKPFHCKPCHFQAQNEQEFVEHLSTHSISKMMVVNRVEGRSKTKTKEAETPESQAPSGGEGDGSGEAGATATTGDIKGLIRCERCGYNTNRYDHYIAHLKHHSKEGEDHRVFKCTLCPYTTVSQYHWRKHLRNHFPSKLHTCSQCSYFSDRKSNYIQHIRTHTGVRPFQCLYCDYSSSQKTHLTRHMRTHSGERPFKCESCNYLAANQHEVTRHARQVHNGPKPLSCPYCDYKTADRSNFKKHVELHLNPRQFLCPLCKYAASKKCNLQYHIKSRHSGCNVSVDVSKVKLRVKKPGPDGAEENSDSRASKLDNSSSIEEDFDMDDGDEHEAVDSSPINLSIRKSSRPSVAQPSQSETPDKAQKKSSATSEKEKLPKLKDKIEPEKKVTTRQKKAEKVNENPAENTTVKETQAETITAAVNTDTKVKRRVKKLPAEKQTVQDQAEVPESQKDQMETEKSDQQKSKEERIVRQKVTKEEGKLRPEKEKEQQKNDSSGKENKSINKPRKYGSRKSEKITEPVEEAQQKPESHEKNQKEKVVKEKPSKRKAVEALDLSQKCSSETPSKARRLKATSAEKVQSKLASEDKSNDATPIQQKSNGTTPVKQKKTRSSNKKAAGLQQAVDPAKDKTRSVTSLTTEAPEASVQLDNSKQTTNSEHQPTENSPAQKKTFTDDTVSAVPEKTLDKPSEKMDVSPSCSSGEDTPSSAEDRPAPTFLKPTSPPSLVLPSQRIKPADPEDDEGIHSSHEGGSDISDSASEGSDDSGLNGNGSGSGKMANDPETPTDEIPTPTELKSHMCIFCDRTFPLEAEYRRHLNRHLVNVYYMDNTTKGQK; encoded by the exons ATGTCCGCTCAGACTGTGTTTTCGGTGGAGATGTTTCCTGTGGGTGTTTCTCTGATGGAGGACGGTCAAAGTCTGAACGACATGCCCAGGAACACGCTGCCCGCCCCTCAGCTGGTGATGCTAGCCAACGTGGCAGCGGTGACGGCGTCGGAGGGTGGCAGCGGTGGCTGTGATGGCAGCGCAGCCGACGAGAAGGAGATGATGGAGCTGAAGACGGTGGGATGCAGCTACTCGGACAGCGAGGACGAGAGCATCATCAG GTACAGCTATGACAACCAGAACCACAGAGAGGTCTGTATCATCGAGTATCCAGAGTCTCCAGGCCCAAGCATCAAGGCTGTGGTTGTCGGTAAcaatgcagaggaggaagaggaggacgatgGGGACAAAGCTGAAGACCTGTCCCGCCGCCCTCAAACCCGTCCCTCCACCGCCACTAAAACACAGGTTGCCAAACGTAAAGACAGTCCCCCCGCTGCTGTGACGGAGAGCACCAAGAAGAAGAAACCTTTCCACTGTAAACCATGTCACTTCCAGGCTCAGAACGAGCAGGAGTTCGTAGAACATCTCAGCACCCACAGCATCAGCAAGATGATGGTGGTGAACCGGGTGGAGGGGCGCAGCAAGACCAAGACcaaggaggcagaaacacctgAGTCCCAGGCTCCTTCAGGTGGGGAGGGGGATGGTAGCGGGGAGGCAGGAGCCACAGCGACAACAGGTGACATCAAAGGGCTGATCAGGTGTGAACGGTGCGGATACAACACCAACAGATACGACCATTACATCGCCCACCTGAAACACCACAGCAAGGAGGGAGAGGATCACAG GGTGTTTAAGTGCACTCTGTGTCCATACACCACCGTAAGTCAATACCACTGGAGGAAACATTTGAGGAATCACTTCCCCAGCAAACTGCACACCTGCAGCCAGTGCTCCTACTTCTCCGACCGCAAGAGCAACTACATCCAACACATCCGGACGCACACAG gTGTGCGTCCTTTCCAGTGTCTGTACTGTGACTACTCCAGTTCACAGAAAACCCACCTGACCCGACACATGAGGACTCACTCAG GTGAGCGTCCCTTCAAGTGTGAGAGCTGTAACTACCTGGCAGCCAATCAGCATGAGGTGACCCGCCACGCCCGGCAGGTCCACAATGGCCCCAAACCTCTTTCCTGCCCCTACTGCGACTACAAGACCGCAGACCGCAGCAACTTTAAAAAGCATGTTGAACTCCACCTCAACCCTCGCCAGTTCCTCTGTCCGCTCTGCAAGTACGCTGCCTCCAAGAAATGCAACCTGCAGTACCACATCAAGTCCAGGCACTCTGGATGCAACGTCTCCGTGGATGTCTCTAAAGTCAAACTGCGTGTCAAGAAACCCGGTCCTGATGGTGCAGAGGAAAATTCAGACTCCAGAGCAAGCAAGCTTGACAACTCATCCAGCATCGAGGAGGACTTTGACATGGACGACGGGGACGAGCATGAGGCTGTGGACTCGAGCCCCATCAATTTGTCAATCAGAAAGAGCAGCAGGCCTAGTGTTGCTCAACCTTCACAGAGTGAAACACCGGACAAGGCTCAGAAGAAATCCAGCGCCACTTCTGAGAAAGAGAAACTACCGAAGCTGAAGGACAAGATTGAACCAGAGAAAAAGGTCACAACAAGGCAGAAGAAGGCTGAGAAGGTCAACGAGAATCCTGCAGAGAACACAACTGTTAAAGAAACCCAGGCTGAGACGAtaacagctgctgtaaatacagACACCAAGGTGAAGAGACGAGTCAAGAAGCTaccagcagaaaaacagactgtCCAGGACCAAGCAGAAGTGCCTGAATCCCAAAAAGACCAAATGGAGACAGAGAAATCTGACCAACAAAAATCCAAGGAGGAGAGAATAGTGAGGCAGAAAGTGACAAAGGAGGAAGGGAAATTAAGGcctgagaaggaaaaagaacagCAGAAGAATGATAGCAGTGGAAAGGAGAACAAAAGCATCAACAAGCCCAGGAAGTATGGATCAAGGAAGTCAGAGAAAATTACAGAACCTGTTGAGGAAGCTCAGCAGAAACCAGAAAGTCATGAGaaaaatcaaaaggaaaaggTGGTTAAAGAAAAGCCCTCAAAGAGGAAAGCAGTGGAGGCATTAGATCTTTCCCAAAAGTGCTCATCTGAGACGCCATCCAAAGCCAGACGACTGAAAGCCACATCTGCTGAGAAGGTGCAGTCAAAACTTGCTTCAGAAGACAAGTCAAATGATGCCACTCCAATTCAGCAAAAGTCCAATGGGACAACACCAGTAAAGCAGAAGAAGACCAGGAGCTCCAACAAGAAAGCCGCAGGCCTTCAACAAGCTGTGGATCCAGCTAAAGACAAGACAAGGTCAGTCACCAGTCTGACCACAGAGGCTCCAGAAGCATCCGTTCAGCTGGACAACTCAAAGCAAACCACAAACTCTGAGCACCAGCCAACAGAAAACAGCCCAGCACAGAAGAAGACCTTCACAGACGACACAGTCTCAGCTGTGCCAGAAAAGACTCTGGACAAACCTTCAGAGAAGATGGATGTTTCACCCTCCTGCAGCTCAGGTGAGGACACACCCTCTTCAGCTGAAGACCGGCCTGCTCCAACCTTCCTAAAACCCACATCACCACCTTCTCTGGTGCTTCCAAGTCAGCGAATCAAACCCGCTGACCCAGAGGACGACGAAGGGATCCACAGCAGTCACGAAGGGGGAAGTGACATCAGCGACAGCGCCTCTGAGGGCAGCGACGACTCTGGCCTCAATGGCAATGGCAGTGGGTCGGGTAAGATGGCCAACGACCCCGAAACGCCTACTGACGAGATCCCAACACCAACGGAGCTCAAGAGTCACATGTGCATCTTCTGTGACCGTACGTTCCCCTTGGAGGCGGAGTACCGCCGTCACCTGAACCGTCACCTCGTCAACGTCTATTACATGGACAACACCACTAAAGGACAGAAATAA
- the noa1 gene encoding LOW QUALITY PROTEIN: nitric oxide-associated protein 1 (The sequence of the model RefSeq protein was modified relative to this genomic sequence to represent the inferred CDS: deleted 2 bases in 2 codons), which translates to MSQVFQVFRVCVRRQLWRTVTRRVPAAVSAGRAGSVPDLSRGVIRQLSSRDRGKVRGCTVDPNLEEEFVFLDCIDREEDPHQQEKALIQQLQQLQISSPPPVSPPEHLQTPPQKQHLRSLERQLQALRDEAKQEPHPDSLIQFRDVDFPLDENLVAAKKKKKKKSEHKVFGTPDVDEPVSDTCCSGCGAMLHCTAIEAPGYLPSEKYKALLQEGNLAKATCQRCHLLTHHHKALNLQVSRDQYKAVVQQIRPHRALVLLIVDLLDLPDSIVPDLPELVGTNKHVVVLGNKIDLLPGDSPGYLRRIKQQLVQYCQEAGFGSQVTDVHLISAKTGYGIENLITSLQRSWKYKGDVYLVGSANAGKSTLFNTLLESDYCKSKASDVIHKATISPWPGTTLNLLKFPIINPTPHRMFKRQERLAEASRQTESELSQEELRRLRHFSKQGYLVGRIGRTFRSNSGSRPGVFEFDPDSLAFGGNEDEETTTGPSKAPVEFTHNELKDAHWLYDTPGIMKEKDILSLLNDQEVRSVVPTHAIVPRTFVLKPSMSLFVGALARIDFLEGNKSCWFSVVASSHVPVHITSLEKADSIYEKHAGHILLGVPMGGSERMKEFPALVPQEFRLEGRGYLEAAADIKLSSAGWVAVTAVEGDQVSLRVHGPEAAGFSLRTPPLLPHIVSLKGERIRKSAAYKPMKPQGLLDTGLSAKGAERLKVKLKT; encoded by the exons ATGTCTCAGGTGTTTCAGGTGTTCCGGGTGTGTGTCCGCCGGCAGCTGTGGAGGACCGTCACCCGCCGGGTCCCCGCTGCGGTCTCTGCGGGGCGTGCGGGGTCCGTACCGGACTTAAGTCGAGGTGTGATCCggcagctcagcagcagagacagaggaaaggtCCGGGGCTGCACCGTAGACCCGAACCTGGAGGAAGAGTTCGTGTTTCTGGACTGTATAG ATCGAGAGGAGGACCCCCATCAGCAAGAGAAAGCCCTgatccagcagctccagcagctgcagatcTCCTCTCCgcctcctgtctctcctcctgaACACCTCCAGACCCCTCCTCAGAAACAGCACCTGAGGTCTCTGGAGCGTCAGCTGCAGGCGTTGAGGGACGAGGCCAAGCAGGAGCCGCACCCGGACTCTCTGATCCAGTTCCGA GATGTGGACTTCCCATTGGATGAGAACCTCGTGGctgcaaagaagaaaaagaagaagaagagtgagCACAAGGTCTTTGGGACTCCGGACGTGGACGAGCCGGTAAGTGACACCTGCTGCTCCGGCTGCGGGGCCATGCTGCACTGCACCGCCATCGAGGCCCCCGGGTACCTGCCCAGTGAGAAATACAAGGCCCTGCTGCAGGAGGGGAACCTGGCGAAAGCCACCTGTCAGCGCTGCCACCTGCTCACCCACCACCACAAGGCCCTGAACCTGCAGGTGTCCAGAGACCAGTACAAGGCCGTGGTGCAGCAGATCCGCCCCCACCGGGCCCTGGTGCTGCTCATCGTCGACCTGCTGGACCTCCCGGACTCCATCGTCCCCGACCTGCCCGAA CTGGTGGGGACCAACAAGCACGTGGTCGTCCTCGGCAACAAGATCGACCTGCTGCCCGGAGACTCGCCCGGCTACCTGCGGCGGATCAAGCAGCAGCTCGTCCAGTACTGTCAGGAGGCCGGCTTCGGGAGCCAGGTCACGGACGTCCACCTCATCAGCGCCAAAACCGGGTATGGCATTGAGAACCTGATCACCAGCCTGCAGAGGTCCTGGAAGTACAAAGGTGATGTGTACCTGGTGGGGAGCGCCAACGCGGGGAAGTCGACCCTCTTCAACACGCTGCTGGAGTCCGACTACTGCAAGTCCAAAGCCTCTGATGTCATCCACAAGGCCACCATATCGCCGTGGCCCG GGACGACTCTGAACCTGCTGAAGTTCCCCATCATCAACCCGACTCCGCACAGGATGTTCAAACGACAGGAACGACTCGCTGAAGCATCGCGACAGACGGAGAGCGAGCTGTCCCAGGAAGAGCTGAGGAGGCTGAGACACTTCAGCAAGCAGGGGTACTTAGTGG GTCGTATTGGCAGAACGTTCCGGTCCAACAGCGGCTCCAGACCAGGTGTGTTCGAGTTCGATCCAGATAGTTTGGCTTTTGGAGgaaatgaagatgaagagacGACGACAG gCCCCAGCAAGGCGCCGGTGGAGTTCACCCACAACGAGCTGAAAGACGCTCACTGGCTGTACGACACCCCGGGGATCATGAAGGAGAAAGAT ATCCTCAGCCTGTTGAACGACCAGGAAGTGAGGTCAGTGGTTCCCACTCACGCCATCGTCCCACGGACGTTTGTGCTGAAGCCCAGTATGAGTCTGTTTGTGGGGGCTCTGGCCAGGATCGACTTCCTGGAG GGGAACAAATCCTGCTGGTTTTCAGTCGTGGCCTCCAGTCACGTCCCGGTCCACATCACCAGTCTGGAGAAGGCCGACAGTATTTATGAGAAACATGCGGGACACATCCTGCTGGGG GTGCCTATGGGAGGGTCGGAGCGTATGAAGGAGTTTCCTGCATTGGTTCCTCAGGAGTTCAGGTTGGAGGGTCGAGGTTAcctggaggctgctgctgacatcaaactgtcatctgcag gCTGGGTGGCTGTGACGGCGGTGGAAGGTGATCAGGTGTCGCTGAGGGTTCACGGTCCAGAGGCAGCAGGTTTTAGTCTGAGGACGCCCCCGCTGCTTCCTCACATTGTCTCCCTGAAAGGAGAACGCATCCGAAAATCCGCCGCCTACAAACCGATGAAGCCACAGGGGCTTCTGGACACTGGACTGTCAGCCAAAGGAGCCGAGAGGCTGAAGGTGAAGCTGAAGACGTGA
- the nipsnap3a gene encoding protein NipSnap homolog 3A isoform X1, which produces MLTLRSSLLRSAAALVTPAAAAQPRVHLSTGPQQKHKTFYEFRTYYIRPDQNTAFLKLTNEKIHLRTAHSELIGYWSVEYGGLNQVFHIWKYDSYSQRAGVRAALAQDPSWISEYISKAMPMLTSQYNEVTYMVPWSQLQRPPQEGGVYELISYQMRPGGPAVWGKAFQAAVTAHDAPGYGKLVGAFHSEFGQLNRGTNRVHTLWWFESADQRAEVRHKSHHDARVVAAVRNSVVHLDSQSNKLMFPCPFSPMK; this is translated from the exons ATGTTGACGTTGAGAAGCTCTTTACTGAGATCAGCTGCTGCGCTGgtcacacctgctgctgctgctcag CCTCGTGTGCACCTGTCCACCGGCccccagcagaaacacaaaacctTCTATGAGTTCCGCACCTACTACATTCGTCCAGACCAGAACACCGCCTTCCTCAAGCTGACCAATGAGAAGATCCACCTGCGCACCGCCCACTCTGAGCTGATTGGCTACTGGAGTGTCGAGTATGGCGGCCTGAACCAGGTCTTCCATATATGGAAGTATG ACAGTTACTCTCAGCGGGCAGGAGTTCGGGCAGCCCTGGCTCAGGACCCCTCCTGGATCTCAGAGTACATCTCCAAGGCGATGCCGATGCTGACATCCCAGTACAACGAGGTCACCTACATGGTTCCCTGGAGCCAACTGCAGAGGCCGCCACAGGAGGGCG gtgtctaTGAGCTGATTTCCTACCAGATGCGTCCCGGTGGTCCGGCGGTTTGGGGCAAGGCCTTCCAGGCTGCTGTGACTGCCCATGATGCACCGGGGTATGGCAAGTTAGTGGGAGCTTTCCACAGCGAGTTCGGCCAGTTGAACAGAGGTACAAATCGAG TTCACACCCTCTGGTGGTTCGAGAGCGCCGACCAGCGCGCCGAGGTACGACACAAATCCCACCATGACGCCAGAGTGGTCGCTGCAG TGAGAAACAGCGTCGTCCATCTTGACTCTCAGAGCAATAAACTCATGTTTCCCTGTCCTTTCTCTCCGATGAAGTAA
- the nipsnap3a gene encoding protein NipSnap homolog 3A isoform X2 produces the protein MLTLRSSLLRSAAALVTPAAAAQPRVHLSTGPQQKHKTFYEFRTYYIRPDQNTAFLKLTNEKIHLRTAHSELIGYWSVEYGGLNQVFHIWKYDSYSQRAGVRAALAQDPSWISEYISKAMPMLTSQYNEVTYMVPWSQLQRPPQEGGVYELISYQMRPGGPAVWGKAFQAAVTAHDAPGYGKLVGAFHSEFGQLNRVHTLWWFESADQRAEVRHKSHHDARVVAAVRNSVVHLDSQSNKLMFPCPFSPMK, from the exons ATGTTGACGTTGAGAAGCTCTTTACTGAGATCAGCTGCTGCGCTGgtcacacctgctgctgctgctcag CCTCGTGTGCACCTGTCCACCGGCccccagcagaaacacaaaacctTCTATGAGTTCCGCACCTACTACATTCGTCCAGACCAGAACACCGCCTTCCTCAAGCTGACCAATGAGAAGATCCACCTGCGCACCGCCCACTCTGAGCTGATTGGCTACTGGAGTGTCGAGTATGGCGGCCTGAACCAGGTCTTCCATATATGGAAGTATG ACAGTTACTCTCAGCGGGCAGGAGTTCGGGCAGCCCTGGCTCAGGACCCCTCCTGGATCTCAGAGTACATCTCCAAGGCGATGCCGATGCTGACATCCCAGTACAACGAGGTCACCTACATGGTTCCCTGGAGCCAACTGCAGAGGCCGCCACAGGAGGGCG gtgtctaTGAGCTGATTTCCTACCAGATGCGTCCCGGTGGTCCGGCGGTTTGGGGCAAGGCCTTCCAGGCTGCTGTGACTGCCCATGATGCACCGGGGTATGGCAAGTTAGTGGGAGCTTTCCACAGCGAGTTCGGCCAGTTGAACAGAG TTCACACCCTCTGGTGGTTCGAGAGCGCCGACCAGCGCGCCGAGGTACGACACAAATCCCACCATGACGCCAGAGTGGTCGCTGCAG TGAGAAACAGCGTCGTCCATCTTGACTCTCAGAGCAATAAACTCATGTTTCCCTGTCCTTTCTCTCCGATGAAGTAA